The Paraburkholderia hospita DNA segment AGCGTCTGTGCATCGCGCGCGGCATTGCGATCCGTCCGGAAGTGCTGTTGCTCGACGAGCCGTGCTCGGCGCTCGACCCGATTTCGACGGGGCGCATCGAAGAGCTGATCGCCGAACTGAAGAGCGACTATACGGTGGTGATCGTCACGCACAACATGCAGCAGGCGGCGCGTTGTTCGGACTACACTGCCTATATGTACCTGGGTGAGCTGATCGAGTTCGGCGACACCGAGAAGATCTTCATCAAGCCGGTCCGCAAGGAAACGGAAGACTACATCACGGGCCGTTTCGGCTAAGCGCTGAGCGCACGAGCTTAGGGAGTACGACATGTCCGACAAACACCTGTCCAGCCAGTTCGACGCCGATCTGAACGCCGTGTCTTCGAAGGTGCTCGAAATGGGCGGCCTCGTCGAGGCGCAGATCGTCGCCGCGATGAACGCGCTGAACGAATTCGACACTGGTATCGCCGATCAGGTGATCGCCGCAGAAGAACGTCTGAACCAGATGGAAGTCGAGATCGACGAAGAGTGCAGCAACATCATCGCGCGGCGTCAGCCGACGGCGCGTGACCTGCGCCTCGTGATGGCGATCTCGAAGACCATCACGAACCTCGAGCGCGCCGGCGACGAAGCCGAGAAGATCGCCAAGCGCACCAAGCGCCTGTCGGAAGACGGCGCATCGCGCACGATCAACATC contains these protein-coding regions:
- the phoU gene encoding phosphate signaling complex protein PhoU, whose amino-acid sequence is MSDKHLSSQFDADLNAVSSKVLEMGGLVEAQIVAAMNALNEFDTGIADQVIAAEERLNQMEVEIDEECSNIIARRQPTARDLRLVMAISKTITNLERAGDEAEKIAKRTKRLSEDGASRTINIAEIKLSGDMAVSILRRALDAFARLDTVAAAQIVRDDKAIDEEFRAFVRKLISYMTEDPRLISVGLDFLFIAKAIERIGDHSKNIAEFIIYVVKGTDVRHMGRDALEREALS